From the Porphyrobacter sp. CACIAM 03H1 genome, the window ATGACCAGCGCAGGCATGGCGAGCCCCGTGGTGCGCTTCAGCCCCGCCTGCCCCAGCACCGCGCCGACAAGGCTATGTGTCAGATTGTCCATGACTTCGCTGGCTAGCGCGGCGCCTGCAATCTAGCGAGTGGAAATCGGCCCCGCCCTCGCCTATCGCATCGCCCCAAGACCAAGGGAGAGAACCACGATGACCGACGCGCCCTACATCCGCCCCGACATGAAGGCCTTCCTCGACATGATGGCGCAGGTGAACGGGCCCAAGCTCGCCGACATGACCCTCGAGGAGGCGCGTGCGTCATACGTGGCGATGCACAACCTCGCCGACCGCCCGGCGCGCGACCTCGCCGTGATCCGCGACCTCGCCTGCCCCGGCCCGGCGGGGGAAATCCCGCTGAGGCTCTACGACGCGCGCGGGACCCGCGAAGGGCCGACGCCGGTGATCGTCTTCTACCATGGCGGCGGCTTCGTGATCGGCGATCTCGACACGCACCATGCCCTGTGCACCGAGATCGCCGCGCTGATGGATCTGCCGCTGGTCGCGGTGCACTATGCCCGCGCGCCCGAGGCGCCCTTCCCAGCCGCGATCCTCGATTGCGAGGCGGCGACGCGCTGGGTGGCCTCCAGCCCCGCCGAGCTCGGGCTGACCGCCAGCGGCATCGTCACCATCGGCGACAGTGCCGGGGGCAATGCCACGGTGGTCGTCAGCCAGATGCTGGGTGCCGAACCCGCCGCCGTGCCGGTGATCCTGCAAGTCCCGATCTTCCCGCTGGTCGAGGACGCCATCGGCTCGGCGAGCATGGCGGTCTTCTCGGAAGGCTTCCTGCTCACCGCCGACACGATGGGCTTCTTCGATGCGGCCTATGGCGCCGACCGCGCCGACCCGCGCGGGTTCCCGATCCTTGCCGATCACAGCAACGCCCCG encodes:
- a CDS encoding alpha/beta hydrolase, with translation MTDAPYIRPDMKAFLDMMAQVNGPKLADMTLEEARASYVAMHNLADRPARDLAVIRDLACPGPAGEIPLRLYDARGTREGPTPVIVFYHGGGFVIGDLDTHHALCTEIAALMDLPLVAVHYARAPEAPFPAAILDCEAATRWVASSPAELGLTASGIVTIGDSAGGNATVVVSQMLGAEPAAVPVILQVPIFPLVEDAIGSASMAVFSEGFLLTADTMGFFDAAYGADRADPRGFPILADHSNAPPTIVVTASLDPIRDSGRAYARALVDAGRDVVFIEMRGVTHSFTNLRQMVPSTQKDLERVIAAMRFMLENPA